In one Arachis duranensis cultivar V14167 chromosome 9, aradu.V14167.gnm2.J7QH, whole genome shotgun sequence genomic region, the following are encoded:
- the LOC107465501 gene encoding type I inositol polyphosphate 5-phosphatase 8-like produces MQVLVGQMYYSGYGVPRDDQKGSVSVSMSLFHSCLCFVCSHLTSGQKDGAEQRQNADVNMKFRDAHASRLSLIQINPRQSHLMRLIPSLPKASSRLQ; encoded by the exons ATGCAGGTCTTGGTAGGTCAGATGTATTACAGTGGTTATGGTGTTCCCAGAGATGACCAGAAG GGATCTGTTTCAGTTAGTATGTCTCTCTTTCATTCGTGCCTATGTTTTGTTTGTTCCCATCTGACTTCAGGTCAGAAAGATGGGGCCGAGCAAAGACAAAATGCAGATGTTAATATGAAATTTCGCGACGCACATGCTTCTCGTCTGTCCTTGATTCAGATCAACCCTAGACAATCCCATCTCATGA GATTAATCCCATCTCTGCCGAAAGCATCATCACGGTTGCAGTGA